The nucleotide window CAATGTAGGCAGGCAGTCCTCAATTATAAATATGATCTACATCCATCCTTCCCAAGAATCCAATACCAATACCACTTATTTTTTACAACTTAACGAAAGATTCCCATTTTCAATTCATACACTTTACAGAATGTCCATTTAATTTTAATTGCGGTGAATGGAGTGAATTTATGAAGCCGTCCTACTTAATTAAACCTGCCCTGGATGAGACCTATCCAGAAATTGATTATGGGAAAGGTGTCTTTCTTTTTGACAAAGATGGCAAGAAGTATCTTGATGCTGCATCCGGGGCTGTCACGGCAAATATTGGACACGGAGTTCCGGAAATTATATTGGCTATGCATGAACAATCGAAACGGGTTTCTTTTGTTTACCGCTCCCAATTCACCAGTGAGGCGGCAGAAAGACTGGCAGAAAAACTTGCTGATGCTTTGCCGGGGGATCTAAATTGGAGTTTCTTTGTGAACAGTGGTTCCGAGGCAACCGAAACGGCCCTGAAAATTGCGATTCAGTACTGGCAAGAGAAAGGGATTAAGTCAAAAACAAAAATTCTATCAAGATGGATTAGTTACCACGGCATTACTCTGGGTGCTCTTTCCATGTCTGGACATCCAGGCAGAAGAGCAAGATTTGTTCCGTTGCTTGAGGACTTTCCATCGATTTCCCCTCCATATTGCTATCGCTGTCCATATCAAAGCACTGCACCTGAGTGCGGATATTTATGTGCGATGGAGCTTGAGGGGGCAATCAAACGGATCGGTTCTGATCATATTGCAGGATTTATTGCAGAACCTGTGATTGGTGCGGCGGGAGGGGCAATTACACCTCCACAAGGTTACTACGAAACTATTAAAAAAATTTGTGACGATAATAATATATTATTCATTGCGGATGAGGTGATGACGGGCTTTGGCCGAACAGGTCCTATTCTGGCATCAGAACACTGGAATGTCATCCCCGATATTGTCGCGCTCGGCAAGGGTATGGGCGCGGGGTACGCCCCGATTGCCGCGACAGTCGTAAGTGATCACGTCATGGAGCCAATCATGCACGGCTCTAAATCGATTATGAGCGGCCATACACTTAGCGCGAATCCGCAATCATGTGCCGCTGCACTGGCAGTTTTAGAATATCTCGAGAAAAATGACATTTTAAGTGAAGTTGAATCAAAGTCCATTTACTTAAAAACTAAAATTGATAAGTTAAAAAAACAGTTTGATTTTATAGGAGATGTACGGGGAAAAGGTTTGCTGCTAGGTATAGAATTTGTCAGAATGCCAGGTGCGAAAATTCCGTTCGAGCGAAGTATGAAGTTAACTGAGCTGGTTATAAAAGCTGGCAGGGATCAAGGAATCTTGCTGTATCCTGCAGGTGCCGTCCTGGATGGAATGTCAGGGGACGCAGTGATTATTTCCCCGCCGCTGACTATCACTAAGCGTGAGATTGACGAGTTAGTGAACTTGCTGAAGGCAACCTTCTTTGAAGTATATAGAATACTGGGATTTCCTTATGAAAATGGAGTTGAATAATAGATGGAAAATCCATTCGGAAAAATAGCAACGCTTGAGCAGGCAATGGATCATTTTTATGACGGAATGACCTTAATGTTTGGCGGTTTTGGTGGAGTAGGATCGCCTCCCGATCTGATAAAGGGCATTCTTGAAAAAAAAATAAAAGATCTGGTGCTGATAGGAAATGATACGGGTTTCCCTGAAATCGGCATCGGGAAAATTGTCAGCCGGGGAAAAGCAAGAAAAGTCATCGCCTCCCATATTGGGTCGAATCCAGTAGCTGGCGAACTGATGACCAGGGGTGAAATGGAGGTTGAGTTCTCGCCGCAGGGAACTCTGACGGAACGCATCAGGGCTGGTGGAATGGGTCTTGGAGCCATTCTGACAGATGTAGGTGTTGACCATGATTTCGTTGCAAAAGGGAAACAAAGAATGACTTTAAACGGGAAAGAGTATTTGATCGAAACAGCATTAACCGCTGAAGTATCAATTGTTTATGCCAAAAAGGCAGACCCTTACGGAAATCTAGTTTTTGATAAAAGTGCCAGGAATACCAACCCGCTTGTAGCCATGGCAGGAAATTTCACGATAGCAGAGGCAGAGGTAATTGTACCTCTTGGCAGTCTGGACCCTGAGGAAATCGTGACGCCTGGGGTATTCGTGGATATGGTGATTCCTTCTGGAGGGGTGGATTGGAAATGGGCATGGGAGTAGATGTAAGAAATAGGATGGACCGCAGAGCAGCCGAAGAAATCGTCCCAGGTATGGTTGTCAATCTGGGCATTGGAATTCCCTCTCTAGTACCTAACCACCTTCCGAGAGAAACTCGTGTGATGTTTCATGCTGAAAACGGAATTGTTGGTATGGGGGAGTCGCCTGAAAAGGGAATGGAGGATGAAAACCTGTGTAATGCTGGGGGTTTTCCCGTTACGGTCATGGCGGGTTCGTCTTATTGCGATAGTGCTGTAGCCTTCGGAATGATTCGCAGAGGCAGAGTGGATCTTACTATTCTAGGATCCTTGCAGGTTAGCCAAAAAGGGGACCTGGCAAACTGGATCGTTCCCGGCAAAAAAGTTCCGGGTATGGGCGGAGCGATGGAACTGGCACAAAAAGCAGGGAAGGTAGTCGTTTTGATGAACCATACAGACAAAAATGGTGTGCCTAAAATAGTAGACTCATGCACATTGCCTTTGACCGCCGAAAACTGTGTCGACATTATTATTACGGATCTCGCTGTTTTTAAAATACATGAAGATTCCTTGATTCTGTCTGAACTTTTTGCTCCACATACTGTTACTGAAGTTACTGCCAAGACCGCGTGCGACTTTTCAATCCCCGAGGAGATCCGGATTATTGAATAGTAAAGGAGCTGATATCGTGCAATCTGCTGAACAAAAGGTGAGAAATTACATTAAGGAAAGCAGAATCAGGGGAACACGGCTTTTGCAAAAATTAGTCCAGGAACCAAGTACAAGAGGGAATGAAAGCGGAGCGCAGGCGGTCATTATTGAAAAATGCCGTGAGCTCGGACTGGAAATGGATATTTGGGAAATCGGGGATAGCGGACTGGCTGCTCACCCCGCATTTTGTTCTGATCGAAAAGATTTCAGTGGAAACCCGAATGCAGTAGGAATCATGAGGGGAACAGGTGGAGGCAGGTCGATGATCCTGAATGGACATATCGATGTAGTTCCAGCTGGTGACCCAAAAGATTGGGATAAGGATGCGTTTAGCTGCCATATTGAATGTGGCAAGTTGTTTGGCAGAGGTTCTACGGATATGAAGGGTGGAACAACTTCACTGCTCATGGCAATGGAAGCAATAAAAAATTCAGGAATAAAATTAAAGGGCGATGTCATTTTTCAAAGTGTGATTGAAGAAGAAAGTGGTGGAGCGGGCACACTTGCCACAGTCCTGCGTGGTTATGGAGCAGATGCTGCAATCATTCCAGAACCGACCAATATGAAGCTGTTTCCAAAACAGCAGGGTTCGATGTGGTTCAGAGTTTCTGTAAAAGGAAAAGGGGCGCATGGCGGAACGAGGTACGAAGGTGTCAATGCGATTGAAAAAGCGATGCTGGTGATTGATAGATTGAGATGCTTGGAGTCTCAGAGAAATGAAAGAATCACAGACCCGCTTTTTAAAAGTATCCCCATTCCTATTCCTATCAATATTGGTAAAATTCAGGCCGGGGACTGGCCATCTTCTGTACCTGATTTAGCGGTCATCGAGGGCAGGATGGGGGGTTGCACCAAATGAAACACAGGAAGAAGCAAAACGTGAAATGTATAAAGCCATTGTCGATGTTTGCAACCAGGATCCTTGGTTAACAGAAAACAAGGCTGAACTTGAATGGTTCGGGGCAAGCTGGCTGCCAGGCGACCTGGATCCTGAACATGAACTGATTCACGTCCTTACTGAAAGCTTTAAGGAGGTTAAGGAACAGCCTCCATTAATCGAAGCATCTCCATGGGCTACAGATGGTGGTATCCTTTCCAAGGTCGGCGGAGTGCCAGTAGTGGTTTTTGGTCCAGGAGTGACGGAAACGGCTCATCAGGCAAATGAATATATCAAGCTTGAAGATATCTTTGAAGCAGCGGAAATCATTGCATTGACACTGCTTCAGTGGTGTGGAATCAGCGAATAAACTTTTCACAGATAAAAAGCAGTTCATTTACTAAGAGTTATACAATTGTCCATTCTCAAAGAGCACTGATATCTATCTTATAAAAGGGAATTAAACATTCAAATCAGGATGAGGGGGAATTAAAAAGTGGGAGATATCAAGATAAGGACGGCCATTCCTGGACCAAAGGCAATGAAGTTGCTGGAGAGAAAAGAAAAGAATGTACCTGTTGGACCTTTCAATACAATTAAATCTTTTGCGGAAAGAGGCGAAGGTGCATTATTGACCGATGTCGATGGAAACACATTCATCGATTTTGCAGGTGCAATCGGCACACTGAACGTAGGTCACTGTCCACCTGAGGTTGTGAGGGCACTTCATGAGCAAATCGACCGCTATCTTCACCCTTGCTTTCATGTAATGATGTATGAACCATATATAGAACTTTCGGAGTTGTTAAATAAAATCACACCTGGTACACATGATAAAAAAACTTTTTTCCTAAGCAGCGGAGCTGAAGCGGTAGAAAATGCGATTAAAATAGCCAGGAAGTACTCAGGACGAAAAGGAATTATTTCATTTGAACGGGGATTTCATGGAAGGACCTATATGACCATGTCCCTGACTAGCAAAGTGAAACCCTACAAGTACCAGTTCGGACCTTTCGCACCAGAAACATATAAATGACCTTACCCAGTGTATTCTCAAGAAAAAGCCATGTCACCTGAAGAACTTGATGAATTTATGCTGAAAAAGTTTGAGGTCTTTTTCCTAAGCGAGGTGCCAGGCACTGAAATTGCAGCGGTCATAATGGAACCGATCCAGGGGGAAGGCGGCTTTAATATTCCCTCTAAAAGCTTTGTTCAAGGTGTGAAGAGAATTTGTGATCAGTATGGCATCCTCTTTATTGCAGATGAAATCCAAACCGGTTTTGGCAGGACAGGGAAGATGTTTGCGATGGAGCATTACGATGTCATCCCTGATTTGATGACAATGTCCAAATCAATTGCTGCCGGGCTGCCAATCAGCGCGGTCACAGGAAAGTCAGAAATTATGGATTCTGCCGGAATAGGGGAAATTGGCGGAACCTTTGGCGGAAGTCCTCTTGGTTGTGTAGCGGCAATAGAAGTCGTTAAAATGATAGAAGAACAGAAGCTTCTTGAACGAGCGAACCTGTTCGGCGAGAAGTTTCAGGAAAGGTTCGGCCTACTGACAGATCGTTTTACCGAAGTTGGTGATATCCGTTCTTTGGGAGCGATGTGTGCGATCGAATTTTTCGATGATAATAATCAGCCTAACGGACAAATCGTCCGGGAAATACTTGCGAAAGCCCATCAGAGAGGATTAATTTTAATGAGTGCTGGTCTCTACGGAAATGTAATCAGGCTTTTAGCTCCGCTTGTAATAACAGATGATCAGATGGATGAAGGCTTCAATGCACTGGAATCAGTAATTGCTGAATGCTGCCAGAGGTAGGAGGGGAAGAAAATGAAACAGAATTTATGGATTAACGGAGAGCATGCTGAAACAGAAAAATATCGGCCGCTTTCAAATCCCTATAATGGAAAAATTATTGCCGATGTAGCAGAGGCGAGCAAGGAAGATGTAACAAGAGCAATCGATGCAGCTGCTGAGGCAGCAAGGATGATGGCAGAGATGGACGCCCATAAGCGTTCAGATATCCTTCGGCGAGTGGCAGAACTAATCCAGGAAGACAGGGAGGAGTGTGCCCGTCTGATCGCGGAGGAATCCTCTAAACCATTGAAGGCTGCTCTTGGTGAAGTGGACCGTACAATCATGACGTATACATTTGCATCAGAAGAGGCGAGGAGGCTTCATGGTGAAACAATCCCGATGGATGCCGCTCCAGGAGGCGAAGGAAGAGTGGCCTATACTGAAAGGGAGCCGCTCGGAGTAATTGCTGCAATCACTCCTTTCAACTTTCCGATGAACCTTGTAGCACATAAGGTCGGTCCGGCAATCGCCGCCGGAAATACGTTAGTCCTTAAACCAGCCAGCCAGACGCCATTATCCGCGTATAAAATTGCTTCCTATTTCCATCAGGCAGGACTCCCTGCGGGTGCTTTAAATGTAGTGACTGGCAGCGGAAAAAATGTTGGTGATGTGCTGACTTCCGATGATCGAGTAAAAATGGTCACATTTACTGGCAGTCCTGAAGTGGGGAAGCACATCCGTGAACGTGCAGGATTAAAACGTGTAACACTTGAACTGGGATCTAACTCAGCATTGATTGTCGATGAAGGGACTCACCTGAAAAAAGTGATGCCAAGAGTCGTTACTGGAGCCTTCTCTAATCAGGGGCAGGTTTGTATCTCTATCCAGAGGATTTTCGTACACGAAAAGATATGTGATGAATTTGTATCTTTGTTCATTGAAGAAGCTGGCAAACTGAAGGTAGGAGATCCTCTGGATGAGCAAACAGATTTAGCTGCAATGATCAGCGGAAATGATGTAACAAGAGCAAAGACCTGGATACAGGACGCGGTGAAGAATGGAGCAGAGCTGGTATATGGCGGTGAAAGTGACAGACAAATCCTCAAGCCAACTGTGCTGCTGAATGCCCAGCTTACTGATAAAATTTCCTGTGAGGAAGTATTCGCACCTGTTGTTCATATTAACACCTTTAAGGAATTCGAAGATGCAATTGATCAAGTCAATGATTCTAAATACGGGCTGCAGGCAGGAGTATATACGAACGATCTGCAAAAAGCATTTAAAGCCGCAAAAAAAACTACATGTAGGCGGTGTGATGATCAATGATATCCCGACATTCCGGGTTGATCATATGCCATATGGCGGTGTGAAAATGAGCGGGACCGGGAGAGAAGGTATTAAATATGCTTTAGAAGAGATGACCGAACTTAAGCTTGTATCCATCAAACTTGATTAAACACTCAGCCTGGCCAAAAGCCAGGCTTTTAATACGATGGGGATTTTAAAAGGGGGCACAAAGATGCATTTAGGGAGATCAATGGTTTTATCAGAAAAGGAGTATAACATGACCGTTTATCTTGATAAACAGAATAAGCGGGTCAGAGTTGAAGACTATTTAGGGAGATTATCTAGTGTATTGGACCGAGCTGAAGAACTTCTAGAGAGTGAAAAGGGCGATAAATTGATTATCAAGGGCAGAAGGGAAGATTTTACCGAGCTGGTTGAACGAGGGTTTAGTTTTGAGGCAAGTATTGACGGATTTTTCCTAGGCTCAGATTGTATGTTCTTTTCGAAGTTTTTCAGCGACGATAGAAAGGCTTCACCGCATTGGCTGCAAGAGGACGGAATCATTAAAAGTGTTTACCATTTGGCAGAGCCGGCACAGAAAATCACTCCTCCGAAAGATTATGTTTTGAAAAAAATGGACGAAACTGATGCTTCAGGTTTATCGGCGTTATACAAAGAAGTTTTCCAAATTTACCCCACACCGTTGAATGATAAAGACTATATCGTCCAAACGATGAAGGAAGGCAGTATTTATTACGGTTTTGCTCATGATGGTCAGATCGTTAGCGCTGCATCAGCAGAAGTGAACTCTTTTTATAAAAATGCTGAAATGACTGATTGCGCGACATTAAAAGAGCATAGGAAGCATGGACTGATGAAGGTTCTTTTAGCCCGCCTAGAGGATGAACTCATTGAAAATGGCATTTATTGCTCGTACTCTATCGCCAGGGCTTTATCATTCGGGATGAACGCAGCACTGTACCAATTGGGTTATGCATACCGAGGCAGGCTGGTGAACAATGTATATATCTATGATAAAATTGAAAATATGAATGTATGGGTAAAGAATTTGGCAAAACCGCCAAATTTTGGGCAGTGATAAGACAGTTTTTCGGCACTCTGTCATATACTCAATATGGGAGTGTGATGAGATTGAATTCAGTATCAAATGTGACGGAAGAAATCTTGAGCGCAATATTGAAATGCATCGACGAAGCCATCCATGTCGTGAATACAGAAGGCATAACCATTTTCTATAATGAAGTTGCTGCCAAGCACGATGGACTGAGAATCAGCGAAGTGGTTGGGAAGCCCCTGCTTAATGTATTCCCTTCATTGAACAATCAGTCTAGCACTCTATTGAAAGTAATCGAAACGAAGAAACCGATCTATAATGAAACTCAAACTTTCGTTAATTTGCATGGACATAAGATCGACACTGTGAATACAACCTTGCCAATCTTTGTACAGGGGGAATTGATCGGAGCAGTTGAAATTGCAAAGGATTATTCCCAAATCAAGCAGCTTTCTGAACGTCTGGTCGAAATTCAAAAAAGTCTCAAGCAACGTGGCGGAAAAGCAATAAAACAACAAGCAGTCTATACGTTCAGAGACCTGCTTACAAACAATAAACATTTCATCACGGTTAAAGAGAAGGCAGAGAAACTGGCAAAATCTGATTCTCCGATTCTTGTGTATGGGGAAAGCGGGACCGGCAAGGAGCTTTTCGTCCAATCCATCCATAACGCCTCAAGCCGGGCAGCGGGTCCTTTTATTGCGCAAAACTGTGCAGCAATACCAGAGAATTTGCTTGAAAGCATCCTTTTCGGTACATCAAAGGGAAGCTATACAGGAGCAGTGGACAGGCCTGGATTGTTTGAGCTTGCTAACGGTGGTACACTTTTCCTTGATGAATTGAATTCGATGCCCTTCGACCTTCAAGCCAAGCTTCTTCGTGTCATTGAGGATGGTGCTGTCAGAAGAATCGGCGGGTCGAATGTCATTTCCGTTGATGTAAGAGTGATTTCAGCGATGAATGTTTACCCTACTGTGGCAATGGAGGCAAACCAGCTGCGGACGGATCTGTTTTACCGCCTGAATGTATTGACATTCGAACTGATGCCCTTAAGACAAAGGAAGGAAGACATCGTTTATTTGTCCGATATCTTTATCAGCCAATATAACAAGCGGCTGCGGAAGCATGTCTCAGGTCTGGACGAGAATGTGAAAGCAATTTTCCTTAAACATCAATGGCCAGGTAATGTCAGGGAGCTGAAGCATACAGTTGAATATATGATGAACGTGTGTGAAGACAGAATGATGCTGACTGGTCAAGACCTGCCAATGATGATGAAAAACATCCAGCCAGATCCCAGTGAACAAACTCGTACTTCCTTTGTTTTGAGAGAGAATCTAAGGGAGCTCGAAATTCAATTAATCAATGATGCACTGAAGGCTTCCGGCGGAAATGTCCAGCAAGCAGCAGTCCTCCTTGAAATTCCAAGACAGACATTGCAATATAAAATAAAGAAATTGAATATATAACCCAATCTAATCTGCCGAATTTTCAGCAGGTTATTTTCTTATATACCCGCTTTATATACCCCGGCATCATGCACAAACCTTTGCGGAAAGCTGAATTTAATGAATTCAGAATAATCCGTCATTTTTGGCACGGAACTTGCATTATAAATAGCTATAAAAACAGCTAGGGGGAATTGGGATGAAACAAACATTATATAAGCCTTCAAGACATTGGAAGGATATTGAGCTCTGGAAGGATGTTACGGAAGAGCAGTGGAATGATTGGCTATGGCAGCTTACCAATACTATCAGGACACTCGATGATCTAAAGAAGGTTATTAATCTTACACCTGAAGAAGAAGAGGGTGTAAGGATCTCAACGAAGACAATTCCACTGAATATCACACCTTACTACGCTTCATTAATGAATCCGGATGACCCACGCTGTCCAATCAGGATGCAGTCAGTACCAATCTCCAAGGAAATACACAAAACAAAATATGATCTTGAAGATCCACTTCATGAGGATGAGGATTCACCAGTACCTGGTTTAACACATAGATATCCTGATAGGGTGCTTTTCCTTGTGACCAACCAATGCTCGATGTATTGCCGATACTGCACACGCAGAAGATTTTCCGGACAGATCGGTATGGGTGTTGCGAAGAAACAGCTTGATGCTGCAATCAACTATATCAGGAATACCCCTGAAGTGCGTGATGTATTGATTTCTGGCGGTGATGGGCTACTAATTAACGATAATATTCTCGAATATATCTTAAAGAACCTGAGAGAAATCGACCATGTTGAAATCATCAGGATTGGAACTCGGGCACCAGTTGTTTTCCCACAGCGAATTACTGAAAATCTTTGTTCGATCCTCAAAAAATACCATCCAATCTGGCTGAATACACACTTTAATACATCAATTGAAATTACTGAAGAATCGAAGATGGCCTGTGAAATGCTTGCCAATGCAGGAGTTCCTGTCGGAAATCAATCTGTCATACTTGCAGGAATCAATGACAGTGTTCCGATTATGAAAAAGCTTATGCATGACCTGGTGAAAATTCGTGTCCGGCCTTATTATATATATCAATGTGACCTGTCAGAAGGCATTGGCCATTTCCGGGCGCCGGTCACAAAAGGACTCGAAATTATCGAAGGCTTAAGAGGGCATACGTCTGGTTACGCCGTCCCGACAGTATTTTTTATAGGAAGTATAAAAATAACTTTACCTGCTTATACTTTTTTAATAAAAAGGCATAAGAGGTTTTTTTTATGGAAAAAACAAGATTTCACAAACATGTAGCAATCTATTTAAGAATCAGCCAGGAGAAAAGAAATGAAAACGAAGAAACACTAAAGAACCATAGGGAGATTCTGGTGGAACATGCCAAGGCTATTAATTGTACATATGATATTTATGGTGAAGTAATTAGTGGTGGTAAATCTAACATTGAAGACAGGTTAGAACTTCAGAGGCTATTTAATAATATTGAAAATTATGATGCGATCTTATGTATTGAGCTTTCGCGCTTATCAAGAAATGGACTCATTTCTCAAACGGTTAAACAATATTGTATGGATTTTGATAAACCCATTATTACTCCATTCTATGAATACGACCTTGCAAATAATGAAAATGACCGATTAATGTTTGATTTAGGAAGTTTGATTGCTAGCCATGAACATGGTGTTATTGGCAAGCGCAGTAAAATAAACAAAATACAGATGTCTAAAGCAGGCTTACATGTTAGTGGAAATGTCCCGTTTGGGTATGTTAGAAATAATGAAACCAAGAAGCTAGAGATAAATGATAAGGAAGCTAAAATTGTTAGGTATATATTTGACTTGCATTCAAGTGGTTTAGGCAGTTTTAAAATAAGGGAAATTTTAAATAAAGAAGGATATAAAACAAAAAAGAACAATCACTTTGAATTACCTACAATAAAAAGAATAATAAAAAATCCAGTGTATAAAGGAACCATTGTATTTAATGATAGGAAAAGGAAAAAGAAAGATGGTAAGTTTGTGTATGAAATTGTAGAAACCATTGTAGTGGATAAAGCTCACCCTTGGATTATATCACCTGAAGAGTGGGAAAGAGCTAATCAGGATTGTCTTGAAAGAGCAAAGAATGCAAGACAATTTAGAGAAAAACCTGCAATCAAAACAGGATATACTATGTTAAAAGACTTGATTTATTGTGGCGTTTGTGGCAGAAAAATGACAATTAGGAAAGATAATAAAAATACAAGTACTTATACTATAAAACGCTGTGAATATTTACTAATTGGTGGAGAAAAATGCCAAAACTGTGGAATTAAATTAGAATTCGTAGAAAATGAAGTGTACGATGAACTACAAGAATATAAAAATAAATTGACGGAAAGTCTCAGGATGATTCAGCTAAACGATGAGACTAAATTAAAAAATCAACTAACTGAAAGGCTTGTAAAGGTTGAAAAGAAGTTAAAAGATGTTTTAAGACAACAGAAGCGACTAATAGACTTTGCTGTTGAGGGAATCTTTACAACTGAACAGATAAGAGAAAAGAAGCAAGAGTTATTAACTCTACAGCAGAACTTAGAGAAAGAGAAAAAGGATTTATTAAATGAAATTAATAATCCATCATTTGAAAATATCACAATAAATATACAAGGCGTTATTCATTCGATAGAAAACCTTAAAAATATGAATACTGTAGAAGTAAATCAAACTCTTAAAACATTTATAAAAAAGATATTTTATACCAGAGTTATTCCAGCAGAATTATTGGTGAAATCCACACAGAATAAACAGAGAAGGTACTACCCGTATCAGCTTGAATTTGAATACAAAAAATAGCTATTTAAAATGAGCTATTCAAAAATTAGTTAACAATAAATTAAAACTGTAGGCATCTCGTCTTTTTGAGATACCTACAGCCTAATTCACCAAGGTAATTTGATGTTATTGTATATTTCCTCGTTTTCTGGTATATATAACTCAAAGTTCCTAATGTAGTTTGGTTCAATATAAGTTCTAGTGGACGATAGAGCAATGTGATTTAACAATTGTTGAATGGTAGTTATTAACGCACCCGATTCAAACATCATTGTTCCAAAACTATGTCTCATGGAGTGAACCCTAACTTTGGGAAGATTCGCAAAAGTTAGGTATGAATTTAGTAGTTTATTTACGGAATCATAAGTTAAGCCGGGAAAAAGTTTATCACTATGTGATAGGTGATTTTCTATGCAATATTTTTGTATTTGCTTACCAACACCATGTCTTAAAATTAAATAGTGTGATCGCTTGTTTTTTGTTTCTTTTAGAAAGATTAGATCATTGTCGAAATCTATGTTTTCGACAGTGGCATTCAATATTTCATTTTTTCTAGAGCCAGTTGATAATAATAGAATGAAAAGTAGTAAATCTCTTTTTAAATTACAACTGTGTTTGATTATACTTCGTAAAAGCCTAATAATTTCATGCCGATTGAGTATTCTCGGTGGAATCCTCGATGGTTTATAATTTTTTAATTTAAATTCAATTTCCATCATTACATTATCAAAAGCATAGTTCTTAAATAAATATTTAAAGAAACTTTTAAGTGCAGCGTGACAAGTTGATAGCCAAGAATACCCTTTATCAGTTCTAGAAAATAAGAACTGATCTAATAAAGTAGAATTAATGGGTAGAAACCGTACAGTTTTACCGTTTACATCAATCAGTTCAAATATTTGTTCTAAATGCAATTCACCATATTTTTGTTCGGTTAATTCGGATAGATATTGACCAAAATGCTCCAGTTTGTCTTTATAAGCTTCTTTAGTTTTCTTCGTAAAATTTGTGCATAGAAGAAATTTATTAATTTCCTTAACATATGGTTCCATTTCTAATTTTTTGACTCCTTTTAAAAAATTTCATTAAGCAGAGCTTCCATAGGGAATGGATAATTTTTCATTACTTGTTCCTTTAAATCAATAGGAAGAAGTTG belongs to Mesobacillus subterraneus and includes:
- a CDS encoding tyrosine-type recombinase/integrase; the protein is MEPYVKEINKFLLCTNFTKKTKEAYKDKLEHFGQYLSELTEQKYGELHLEQIFELIDVNGKTVRFLPINSTLLDQFLFSRTDKGYSWLSTCHAALKSFFKYLFKNYAFDNVMMEIEFKLKNYKPSRIPPRILNRHEIIRLLRSIIKHSCNLKRDLLLFILLLSTGSRKNEILNATVENIDFDNDLIFLKETKNKRSHYLILRHGVGKQIQKYCIENHLSHSDKLFPGLTYDSVNKLLNSYLTFANLPKVRVHSMRHSFGTMMFESGALITTIQQLLNHIALSSTRTYIEPNYIRNFELYIPENEEIYNNIKLPW